One Streptomyces sp. NBC_00554 DNA segment encodes these proteins:
- a CDS encoding M48 family metallopeptidase yields the protein MSDDSHEQNGHENVPSRQRRRFEGISSRAYEHPADRSALVALRKLSGFDTVFKALSGLLPERSLRLLFLSDSVRVSDAQFAHLNAMLRDACHILDLEKVPPMYVNQDPQPNAMCIGLDEPIIVVTTGLVELLDEEEMRAVVGHEVGHALSGHAVYRTILLFLTNLALRVAWIPLGNIAIMAIVTALREWFRKSELSADRAGLLVGQDLKASMRGLMKLAGGNHLHEMNVDAFLAQAEEYEAGGDLRDSVLKILNTLPRTHPFTTVRAAELKKWAESRDFQRIMDGHYPRRSEDKDTSVGDSFRQSAASYASDVKNSKDPLMKLVGDIAGGAGDLGGRVRRGFGGFASGSPKDTGSSTKEAPPRDTDEHPEDETPNGNG from the coding sequence ATGTCCGATGACAGCCACGAGCAGAACGGGCACGAGAACGTGCCGAGCAGGCAGCGCAGGCGCTTCGAGGGGATCTCCTCGCGGGCGTACGAACACCCGGCGGACCGCTCGGCCCTGGTGGCCCTGCGCAAGCTCAGCGGCTTCGACACGGTCTTCAAGGCGCTCAGCGGCCTGCTTCCGGAACGCAGTCTGAGGCTGCTGTTCCTGTCCGATTCGGTGCGCGTCTCGGACGCCCAGTTCGCGCACCTCAACGCCATGCTGCGGGACGCCTGTCACATCCTGGACCTGGAGAAGGTCCCGCCGATGTACGTCAACCAGGACCCGCAGCCCAACGCGATGTGCATCGGCCTGGACGAGCCGATCATCGTCGTCACCACCGGCCTCGTGGAGCTGCTGGACGAGGAGGAGATGCGGGCCGTCGTCGGGCATGAAGTCGGCCACGCGCTGTCCGGCCACGCGGTCTACCGCACGATCCTGCTGTTCCTGACCAACCTGGCGCTCCGGGTGGCCTGGATCCCACTGGGCAACATCGCGATCATGGCGATCGTGACCGCGCTGCGCGAGTGGTTCCGCAAGTCGGAGCTGTCGGCCGACCGCGCAGGGCTCCTTGTCGGGCAGGACCTGAAGGCCTCGATGCGCGGCCTGATGAAGCTTGCGGGAGGCAATCACCTGCACGAGATGAACGTCGACGCGTTCCTCGCACAGGCCGAGGAGTACGAGGCCGGGGGCGACCTGCGCGACTCCGTGCTCAAGATCCTCAATACCCTTCCCCGCACGCACCCCTTCACCACCGTTCGCGCCGCCGAGCTGAAGAAGTGGGCGGAGTCCCGCGACTTCCAGCGGATCATGGACGGCCACTACCCGCGGCGCAGCGAGGACAAGGACACCTCGGTCGGGGACTCCTTCCGGCAGTCGGCGGCCAGCTACGCCTCCGACGTCAAGAACTCCAAGGACCCACTGATGAAGCTGGTCGGAGACATCGCGGGCGGCGCGGGAGACCTCGGCGGCCGGGTGCGACGCGGCTTCGGAGGCTTCGCGAGCGGTTCACCGAAGGACACGGGCAGCTCGACCAAGGAAGCGCCACCGAGGGACACCGACGAGCACCCCGAGGACGAGACCCCCAACGGAAACGGCTGA